A stretch of DNA from Paenibacillus albus:
CAGTCGAAGGTCGAGATCCCTCTCCAATTGCAGCCCACCGCCGTATTGAGACGGAACGCATCGCCGGAAATTCCCATCAGCTCTGTTATATCGGGGTTTGGTCCGCTCTCCAAATATCGCAGCGCTTCTCCGATCATGACGGATAAGAAAGCATACGGACTCGAATAGGAAGGCTCGGCCAGCGTCTTGGCAACCGTCTCCCTCCTGCTGCGGCGTTCCTTCAAGTAACGGACAATCTCGCCGCCGAACCGTTCATCACTGGTCTTCACTCGCGCACGGGACAAAATATTATAAATATTGCTCTTGTTCATCCCAAACCTTGCCGCAAGCTCCTCCGGCGCCATCTCTTCAAACGCGCTTGCGCTAAGCACCTCACGCGCCTGCCCAGACAGCTTCTTAAGCGCACTTTCTACAAGCTCATCGCTGTCCGCCTGTTCTTCCCAAGCCGACATTTCATCCAGCTCGCTGCCGCTTTCACCAAAGGCCATTCCCGCCTCCACCGAAGCGGCTCCTTCGCTGCCCAGCAGATCGATAGGCACTTCGCTGCCAGCTTTCCCGCGAATCGCGTTCATCGCAAGCCTGCGTACCATCAGACGGAACCATGCCGTAAACTTCGCGGCATCATTCAAGCTGACGATTCGTTCTCTTAGACGCAGGAACGCTTCCTGCACAACATCCTCCGCCAAATAAACATCACTCACAATCGCCTGCGCCCATGTCAGTGCTGCCGTACGATAACGAGTGACAAGCTGTTCATAAGCAGCCAATTCCCCTTGCTTTACCTGCGC
This window harbors:
- a CDS encoding RNA polymerase sigma factor; protein product: MEKNDDITGLIAQVKQGELAAYEQLVTRYRTAALTWAQAIVSDVYLAEDVVQEAFLRLRERIVSLNDAAKFTAWFRLMVRRLAMNAIRGKAGSEVPIDLLGSEGAASVEAGMAFGESGSELDEMSAWEEQADSDELVESALKKLSGQAREVLSASAFEEMAPEELAARFGMNKSNIYNILSRARVKTSDERFGGEIVRYLKERRSRRETVAKTLAEPSYSSPYAFLSVMIGEALRYLESGPNPDITELMGISGDAFRLNTAVGCNWRGISTFDWSYTGYQTMERLGIEGTCFGRPQRRSITPEQQVHILAVIQGAIDHGVPAIIRNMNINEFGYVYGYDDEAREIKYYGANRSKQSIRYDKLGRSGEEPPLFVLGIRRRRLQPMPGHASLQAIVKHARGKEPPLEGFAFGLKGYEQWIEAVERGGLDLHGHAYQVAILAEARQRAASYLREQAERSGGARGQELAAAADYYGEVAEAFRRLYPSFPFGYGGSHGNQMGRILIGLKEAFAAESEGIALIENILEQW